TACAAGAAACATGTAATAAGAAGCTAACCCTAATAATCCTCTCATAGCATTagttcatcttcatcaacatgtaTAAGACACGCATCTGGTTCTGGTTCTGGTAATCTAGTACACAATCCCTCTATTGCTTTTTGACTTTCTAATGTTATGGATAGTAGGATATACCACATGGATGCAACCGTCATTTGCATGGCAGTTGGCACTGTTGAGCATGTAGTATAAATATTGTTTCGTTTGTATTGTAAGAGAGGTTTCTGTTACTTTAGGACTCgtggttggctattcaagatagggTTTGGGCCGCCGATCGTTTGGCCAAATGTGAATGGTCAAATTGCGGTCTTTGCGCTCTTTGCAAAAGGGGCATGAATCCGGCGTGCATCTCTTCTTCAAATGCTGCTTCATGCTTCGGCTTTGGAACTTAGTCAATGAGTGGCTTCATCTTGGGACCAATCCTTGTGGCACTTGGAGCGCTCCGCCAAGGAGGAGTGGCGGATCAACCTCTCCGACGTAAAGCCATAAACATCCCTAATAGGAAGGCTGTGGCGTCTCTCACAATGCTTCTGTGTTCGACAGTTTGGAACGAGAGGAACGCCCGTGTTTTCTATCAAAAGAGCGCCCCTCCGCCTATTTTGAGTTTCAACGGCCTCGTCTATTTTGTTTACAGCAGAAGGTGAGTCTAAAGAAACTAATCAGGACTATTTAACCCCAATAACTCATGACCACCCTCTTTCTTTACGTGATATACTTGCAAGATTCTGACAAAACAATTTGCTGATCCTTAAGAGAAAAGAAAGATATGCATTTATAGCAATGGTTTACTTACATATTGGCTGATGAGCACAATAGCAATATCCTCCCTTGCAGTAAACTCTTTAAATGCATCTTCAATCTGTTTCACCGTCGTTTCTGGAAGATAGCACACACACAAAAGTATTTATTCAAGTCATGTGGGTAAGTGTACGAGAACTATGATATAATAGGCAACACAGCAACAACATAACAGACACATCGCGCCGAAAGAAATGATAAGTTGAATTATGTGACAGGAGTAAAAGTGATAGTTGAGGTTGTTTAAATTTGATGGAAGTCCAGGACTGAGCAAACCAGTAGTAAAGAAGTTTCTCTTAACACAATAATGAATAAATCTTTGCCTTTGTCTATAGAAGAAACAGAAAAAGGATAAATATGACATGACAGTAACAACCTTATAAGAAATGCTTAAGAAAATAGAAACTGAGAAGGTTTTTTATCGGGCAATTCTTCAAACATTCTGTTGGCAACCATTCAACAAAATTCCATAGCCAACAGATATAATTTTCTACAGAAATCTTATGTCAACTGTTTAAAAACAATGCTATGTTAACAAGTTCAGGATAGTACTGTTATCTACAAGAAGGTAATTTGTTTTCTTGCGCAGATCAACATTGCCAACCCCAGCCATCAAAAACCCAGTGACAGTGTCCTGCAAGAATAAGAAAGCTCAATGTCAAACAGCGCTTTGCTTGTcaaaacattattcattcatcataTAACATCTATTTTCGTTGTCGAATCCTGTACACCAAATTGGCATTCACAAGAAGTCAACTTCTCATTTTTCTATCTAAATAAAAAAGCAATCTACTTATTTGGTAACAACAAATACACAACGGATCAATCCTTAGCTGCCAAGTAAATCATCCATGCTTGCGAATCTACATTACCACGCCCCTACGAGCCTGTGTTATTTTCTAGCACCGCCTAACACAGACCGGCTCGCTGACGATTTGCCCGACTCTAGGACAATTGCCGGAGTGGCGGAAAGGCGTATGTAAGTCACCCCCAACACCCAGTTACATAGTTAGCCAACATATGCTCAATTATTAACAGAAGCTCAAGCAACTTTAAGATCAAAAGGGTGGATAGATCACCTCATCGGCGATGATGGCGATGAGGGCGGAGTTGTTCGCCGGGATATTGGACCTCCCCGCCATTACTGGTTCCTGTCAAAAACCTGCCGGCTGCAAGGAATCTACCAAAATAGACCAAAAGGAGGCAAATCTGGTAAAGAAATCCGTGTGAAACAAGAGGTGCGGACGCATATAGGAAGTTAAATCAGATCGAACCTTGCAGTAGATATGCAAGCAGAAATCACAGGCACGGATCCAGACAGAAGAAAGAGCGGGTTGGAGATCCGGTGGCGCAGGAGAAAAATATGGGGGCGGAGAGGCGGGTTAGAAGGGGACTCGGCGCAGGGGCAGAACCGGAGGAGGGAGGAACGTGTATTGCTTGGCCACGACGGAGATCGGATCGGAGCAGGACTCCACGAGAACCGGAGCACTCACGGAGTCACGGGTCGGATGCGGGCCCAGACGGGTCGGATGCGATTCGGGGAAAAAGGTCGAGTCGAAAAAACACGAGTActgtagtaggagtacttttttttTAAACTCAATCAAACTTTTTATTTAAACTCCCCCGGGGATCTTCGTCTGAGACAACGTGCAAAATAAAATCTGAGGGCACATACAGCCACACCTTGCAATATTTATTCGTTGTTGCTTCCTTCGCCAGCAAATGGGCGGCTCCATTGGCTTCACGTCTCGCCTATAAAATCCTCCAATTTTCCCTCGATGCCAACAACAACCGCCTGACTTCCTCCACGATTGGTCCTAGCGATGAGAAATCTTTTTCCTTGGCCTGGAGCTTGCACACAATTGCCCTGCATTCCATCTCAATGTGTAAGTTTGCAACATCTAGTTAGTTCGTCAACTGGGCAGCCCCTCTGCATGCCAAGAGTTCAACTCTCTGTGGGCCACTCCCCAGTGGGAGGACATGGCATGCACCATCCAAGTATGCTCCATCATGATTTCTGAATATCACTTCTGCACCCCCACTCTCACCGCCTTTTGTTATTGCACCGTCTACGTTGGCTTTTATCCACCCCTCGTCAGGTGGTCTCCACTTCTCTTTCTGAACAGGTCTTTCATGCTTGCTCTTGCGGCCATGGATAGCTTGTCACTCACCCATTAGGTTGAAAACCCTTCGCGCTATTGACTCTGTAGCTTCAATCCGTTATCCATCACGAGCATTATTTCTCGCTAGCCATAGCGCATACGTACCCTGCACCATGACAGCCCGCTTATCATAAGAGGCCTCCGCGAACCAGGTCAGCAGCCATCTTGACAACGCACTCTGGGAGCAAGCAAACTGACTCCGGTGGGATCGCCACCGGTACCCCCAACTCCGAATGCATTAC
The Triticum dicoccoides isolate Atlit2015 ecotype Zavitan chromosome 3A, WEW_v2.0, whole genome shotgun sequence genome window above contains:
- the LOC119268161 gene encoding V-type proton ATPase subunit F, with the protein product MAGRSNIPANNSALIAIIADEDTVTGFLMAGVGNVDLRKKTNYLLVDNKTTVKQIEDAFKEFTAREDIAIVLISQYIANMIRFLVDSYNKPIPAILEIPSKDHPYDPASDSVLSRVKYLFSADSVASDRR